From the genome of Glycine max cultivar Williams 82 chromosome 2, Glycine_max_v4.0, whole genome shotgun sequence, one region includes:
- the LOC100783083 gene encoding uncharacterized protein, producing MSDSKSIFHPGLVVSNIKNHVPIILEMENVQYATWAKLFKIRARSHRVIDHIIPPQDGKQKAPPTEEETELWLTLDAIVLQWIYATISHNLLHTILEPDTTAMEAWNRLCDIFQDNKHSRVVTLEYDFTHTTMEAFSSVSAYCQHLKSLSDQLKNVGFPIDNSRLVLQLVSGLTEPYKGVAILIGQSDPLPQFYQAQSMLVLEESGLKKAA from the coding sequence ATGTCTGACTCAAAATCTATCTTTCACCCTGGTCTTGTTGTATCCAACATCAAGAATCATGTCCCAATCATTCTTGAGATGGAAAATGTCCAATACGCGACATGGGCtaaacttttcaaaattcgcGCACGATCCCATAGGGTAATTGATCATATAATTCCTCCGCAAGATGGCAAGCAGAAGGCACCACCAACGGAGGAGGAGACAGAACTCTGGTTGACACTAGACGCCATCGTTCTACAATGGATTTATGCCACCATTTCTCATAATCTTTTACATACTATTCTTGAACCCGACACCACGGCAATGGAGGCTTGGAATAGGTTGTGTGATATATTCCAAGATAACAAACACTCTCGTGTCGTTACACTTGAATATGATTTCACCCACACAACCATGGAGGCCTTTTCAAGTGTCTCTGCTTACTGTCAACATCTCAAGTCATTGTCGGATCAACTCAAGAACGTTGGCTTTCCGATCGATAACAGTAGGTTGGTTCTACAATTGGTGTCCGGTCTCACTGAACCCTACAAGGGAGTAGCCATACTCATCGGTCAAAGTGATCCCTTGCCTCAGTTTTATCAAGCACAATCGATGCTTGTTCTCGAAGAATCCGGCCTCAAGAAGGCGGCTTAG